A region of the Brevinematia bacterium genome:
GTATATTCAAGATTGCCTTTTGAAACTTCAGCTATACCTTCACTTAACCTAGATATTCCCCTTGAGATATACTCAGAGAACAGATAAGCAACCAATATAGACACAAAAAGCGACGGAATGTTCAGAAGTAGTAAAATGACTGGAAGGTATTTCTCAAGAATATCGTAAAACAAGAATTCACTATTGCTTGAAATTTGAAGAATTTTAGACAGTCCCCTCTTGAGGTTGTATTTGCTCTGATCTATTTGGACATATGCTACCTTTAGATAACTGCTTTTTTCAAACGCAAAAGCGTACTCCTTATCCTCTACAACCACTATGCTTCTCCCTCTATCCATGGTAGAGCTTTTTATGTGTTCTAGTATGTTGCTAACTATCTGGTCACCCGAGTATTCGTATGCTGTAACAGTTAGAACTTTGACATTTTTCTGAGGGACTTTTTTTAGAGAATATTCTAAGTCACTGAAAACTTCTTTGTAGTACCAAGAAAGTTCTTTTAACATTGATTTTGATATATCTGATACTCTTTCTCCCTCCCTTGACTCTATAGTAACTTTTAACGCATCAATCACCAACACAAATATTGACGAAAGTAGTAAGGTTGAGATCAGGCTTAGTGCTAGAAATAAAACTATAAGCCTGAACCTTATCTTTGAGCCTAATTTCCTTTTGAAAAATTCCCTAAAGGCCTTTATTACGAGAAGCAATGAGACCAGTAGTGATGAAACTATCAGAAATGAAATAACAAAGCTTGTCATTCTATTTATTGCTTTAAGAGAGATATTGTGAAGCCAATCGGAGAGAAAAATCGAAAGTATCGCCGATATGAAAACTATGAGAGCAGTAAGTATAATCTTTACTCTCATACACTACTTTATCTTGAACATATCCGATACCGCAACCTCACTTTCGTAGTTTCCCAGTCCTATCAGAGACACTATTATGTTGAGAGGAGGTTTTACATTCATATAGATTATCTTAGCCCTAGATGATATAAAGAACTCTGTAGTTTCGTATATTTCTTCAAAGTCAGGATTACCCTTTAGTTCGTGGAGGTCGATTTTAACCAAAAGGGGGTAAAACAGCTCGAAAAGACTCTCCAGGCTTTCGTAGGATTTAAAGGTGTAAGGATTATGCACAGTATACCTCTCTGTAACTAAATCATACGACAATTTATATTCTAGAATCACATTAGTTATTTCTGTTTGTATATTTAATATACCAAAATCCTTCCTCATTAGTTTTACTTCCACTAGCATTGATACATCCAAGTTTTTTCTGATCATCTCTGAGAGGTTTTTCTGAGAAGGTTTTTCAATGAAGAGCATCACTAAGATTACGTTTGCACTCCTATCATAAAGCACCTTGGGTTTAGATATCGTAAAGCTAGTTCCTAAAACTGGGAACATTATCAGCGTTATTAACGTCAGCAACAGTTTAAGTTCTTTTGTATTCACAGAGATAATGTATAATTGATTTTTCACTCAATGTTCAACTAGAGACCGAAGAGATCGGTAAATTCCAGAATTTAGCAACTAGGTATGGTTTTTGTTTTTCTCGTGGTCTCTATAGGAACATAGGTAAATACTCTTTTTGATAAGACCTAAGAAGTTAGATATAAAGTGAAGTCTCATATAACCAACAAAACCCAAATAGTGAGTAATAAAAGTTTAGAATTTTGCTTACCTGCCTAATGGAAATTGGAATTTATTGGGATTCTGGGTAGTTTCTTGAGAAAGAGCAAGAGGATACTTTACACTAAACTTATGCAAGATGTAGCGCTAATTAACAAAACAGGTGTTTTTTACAAC
Encoded here:
- a CDS encoding HAMP domain-containing sensor histidine kinase → MRVKIILTALIVFISAILSIFLSDWLHNISLKAINRMTSFVISFLIVSSLLVSLLLVIKAFREFFKRKLGSKIRFRLIVLFLALSLISTLLLSSIFVLVIDALKVTIESREGERVSDISKSMLKELSWYYKEVFSDLEYSLKKVPQKNVKVLTVTAYEYSGDQIVSNILEHIKSSTMDRGRSIVVVEDKEYAFAFEKSSYLKVAYVQIDQSKYNLKRGLSKILQISSNSEFLFYDILEKYLPVILLLLNIPSLFVSILVAYLFSEYISRGISRLSEGIAEVSKGNLEYTISERGAVDEIKDLVREFNRMTLKLLEAQYRISKIEKMELWKDIARKVAHEIKNPLTPIKLSIQRILANPDVEDFKERVLSSLSLIIEEIDRINNLVTQLSNFAKIPPPMPTNFKFTDLMKDIRELFSGQGVEIECFVNGEDSMYADFDQMKQCLMNLIKNGIEASQGISNRIVVRFLKNSDTVVISVRDFGVGIPEELRDKILNPYITTKKTGSGLGLSIVETIVINHKGKLYFESEVGKGSEFFIELPLEG